Proteins encoded in a region of the Streptomyces liliiviolaceus genome:
- a CDS encoding sensor histidine kinase, translating to MEEQRTRRCDGPPWARGGPPGGRWHGPPWWNHRGEEDESGGHRPRWPWRSTLLLAAFVMVGSKFAAEAQPEREQLDALARALLLGGALLLLWRQRYPALVMCGTATTALVYFSAGYPYGPVFLTVALACFSAVLAGHRRLAWSALGTLWTVHLLVGHWLYRWLPPEGDPASSWGEEIAIAAWIVAILAVSELARARREQWDRDRAERRQAARRRADEERLRIARELHDVLAHSISVINVQAGVGLALLDSDPEQARTALTTIKAASKEALGEVRQVLDTLRTPGDAPRAPAPGLDRLPELVEQAAGAGLTVAVENGDGSGKLPPGADLAAFRIVQEALTNVVRHSGSRRARVRVDRTGDSLRLRIDDDGPATGEEAGGSGNGLAGMQERAAALGGTIEAGPREDGGFRVLAVLPLKKSRIPEEDR from the coding sequence ATGGAAGAGCAGCGCACACGCCGGTGCGACGGACCCCCCTGGGCCAGGGGCGGTCCACCAGGAGGCCGGTGGCACGGGCCCCCGTGGTGGAACCACCGCGGGGAGGAGGACGAGAGCGGCGGTCACCGTCCCCGCTGGCCGTGGCGTTCCACGCTGCTCCTCGCAGCGTTCGTCATGGTCGGCAGTAAGTTCGCCGCCGAGGCGCAGCCCGAGCGGGAGCAGCTCGACGCCCTCGCGCGGGCCCTGCTCCTCGGCGGCGCTCTCCTGCTCCTGTGGCGGCAGCGGTACCCGGCGCTGGTCATGTGCGGCACCGCGACCACGGCCCTCGTCTACTTCAGCGCGGGATACCCGTACGGGCCGGTCTTCCTCACGGTCGCGCTCGCCTGCTTCAGCGCGGTCCTCGCCGGGCACCGCCGGCTCGCCTGGAGTGCGCTCGGCACCCTGTGGACGGTGCATCTCCTGGTCGGGCACTGGCTCTACCGATGGCTGCCGCCGGAGGGCGACCCGGCCTCCTCGTGGGGCGAGGAGATCGCCATCGCCGCCTGGATCGTGGCGATCCTCGCGGTCTCCGAGCTGGCCCGTGCCCGCCGGGAGCAGTGGGACCGCGACCGGGCGGAACGCCGTCAGGCGGCCAGGCGGCGCGCCGACGAGGAACGGCTGCGCATCGCCCGCGAACTGCACGACGTCCTGGCGCACAGCATCTCGGTCATCAACGTCCAGGCCGGAGTGGGCCTCGCGTTGCTCGACTCCGACCCGGAACAGGCCCGTACCGCGCTCACCACCATCAAGGCCGCGAGCAAGGAGGCGCTGGGGGAGGTGCGCCAGGTGCTCGACACGCTCCGCACGCCCGGGGACGCGCCCCGCGCTCCGGCGCCCGGCCTCGACCGGCTCCCCGAACTGGTGGAACAGGCCGCGGGCGCCGGTCTGACCGTCGCCGTCGAGAACGGGGACGGCAGCGGGAAGCTCCCGCCGGGCGCCGATCTCGCGGCCTTCCGCATCGTCCAGGAGGCGTTGACCAACGTCGTACGGCATTCCGGGTCACGCCGTGCGCGCGTGCGGGTCGACCGGACGGGCGACTCCCTGCGGCTCCGGATCGACGACGACGGTCCGGCGACCGGCGAGGAGGCGGGCGGCAGCGGCAACGGACTGGCCGGAATGCAGGAGCGCGCGGCGGCCCTGGGTGGCACCATCGAGGCCGGGCCCCGGGAGGACGGAGGGTTCCGTGTGCTT
- a CDS encoding geranylgeranyl reductase family protein has product MSSENSSDDGQDDGQQVWDVVVVGAGPAGASAAYAAAVAGRRVLLLEKAELPRYKTCGGGIIGPSRDALPPGFELPFRDRVHAVTFSLEGKFARTRRSKQMLFGLINRPEFDQQLVEHAQKAGAELRTGATVSRVEQHGSAVPDRRSVAVVLQDGETLLARAVVGADGSASRIGAHVGVKLDQVDLGLEAEIPVPETVAEDWKGRVLIDWGPLPGSYGWVFPKGDTLTVGVISARGEGAATKRYLEDFIARLGLAGFEPSISSGHLTRCRADDSPLSRGRVLVCGDAAGLLEPWTREGISFALRSGRLAGEWAVRIAEAHDAVDTRRQALNYAFAIKAGLGVEMSIGRRMLQIFERRPGVFHAALTGFRPAWKAFAGITRGSTSLGDMVRSHPMAERALSRIDR; this is encoded by the coding sequence GTGAGCAGCGAGAACTCTTCGGACGACGGACAGGACGACGGGCAGCAGGTGTGGGACGTCGTCGTGGTCGGGGCGGGACCGGCGGGCGCCTCGGCCGCCTATGCGGCGGCGGTCGCGGGGCGCCGCGTCCTGTTGCTGGAGAAAGCGGAGTTGCCCCGCTACAAGACGTGCGGCGGCGGCATCATCGGACCCAGCCGTGACGCGCTGCCGCCCGGTTTCGAACTGCCCTTCCGGGACCGGGTCCACGCGGTCACGTTCTCGCTGGAGGGCAAGTTCGCGCGGACGCGGCGCTCCAAGCAGATGCTCTTCGGGCTCATCAACCGGCCGGAGTTCGACCAGCAGCTCGTCGAGCACGCCCAGAAGGCGGGCGCCGAACTGCGTACGGGGGCCACGGTCTCGCGGGTCGAACAGCACGGCTCGGCGGTCCCCGACCGGCGCTCGGTCGCCGTCGTCCTCCAGGACGGCGAGACGCTGCTGGCGCGGGCCGTGGTCGGCGCGGACGGCAGCGCCAGCCGGATAGGAGCCCACGTCGGGGTCAAGCTCGACCAGGTCGACCTCGGCCTGGAGGCGGAGATCCCGGTGCCGGAGACGGTCGCGGAGGACTGGAAGGGCCGGGTCCTCATCGACTGGGGCCCCCTGCCCGGCAGTTACGGGTGGGTGTTCCCCAAGGGCGACACCCTCACCGTCGGAGTGATCTCGGCCCGGGGCGAGGGCGCCGCCACCAAGCGGTATCTGGAGGACTTCATCGCCCGGCTCGGCCTCGCGGGCTTCGAGCCCAGCATCTCCTCCGGGCACCTGACCCGCTGCCGCGCCGACGACTCCCCGCTGTCGCGGGGCCGGGTGCTGGTGTGCGGGGACGCGGCCGGTCTGCTGGAGCCGTGGACCCGCGAGGGCATCTCCTTCGCGCTGCGCTCAGGGCGGCTCGCGGGGGAGTGGGCGGTGCGCATCGCCGAGGCCCACGACGCCGTGGACACGCGACGGCAGGCGCTGAACTACGCCTTCGCGATCAAGGCGGGGCTGGGCGTGGAGATGAGCATCGGCAGGCGCATGCTCCAGATCTTCGAGCGCCGGCCCGGGGTGTTCCACGCCGCGCTCACCGGCTTCCGGCCCGCGTGGAAGGCGTTCGCGGGGATCACCCGCGGCTCCACCTCGCTGGGCGACATGGTCCGCTCGCACCCGATGGCGGAGCGGGCCCTGAGCAGGATCGATCGCTGA
- a CDS encoding dipeptidase, with protein sequence MSSNPVAETVVSLMPRAKTELTELVAFKSVADFDQFPRSESEGAANWVADALRAEGFQDVALLDTPDGTQSVYGYLPGPEGSKTVLLYAHYDVQPPLDEAGWRTPPFELTERDGRWYGRGAADCKGGLIMHLLALRALKANGGVPVGVKVIAEGSEEQGTGGLERYAEEHPELLTADAIVIGDSGNFRVGVPTVTTALRGMTLVRVQVDTLEGNLHSGQFGGAAPDALSALIRALDSLRAEDGSTTVDGLAGASSWEGLQYDEEQFRKDAKVLDGVELIGSGTVADRIWARPAVTVLGIDAPPVVGATPSVQAGARALVSLRVPAGVDAAEATKLLQAHLETHTPWGARVSTEQIGQGQPFRADTTSPAYAAMAEAMSVAYDGAEMQYAGQGGSIPLCNTLASLYPQAEILLIGLSEPEAQIHAVNESVSPDELERLAVAEALFLRNYAAG encoded by the coding sequence ATGTCGTCGAATCCGGTCGCCGAGACCGTCGTCTCCCTGATGCCCAGGGCGAAGACGGAGCTGACCGAGCTGGTGGCCTTCAAATCGGTGGCGGACTTCGACCAGTTCCCGCGCAGCGAGAGCGAGGGCGCCGCGAACTGGGTGGCCGACGCGCTGCGCGCCGAGGGTTTCCAGGACGTCGCCCTGCTCGACACCCCTGACGGCACCCAGTCGGTGTACGGCTACCTGCCGGGCCCCGAGGGCTCGAAGACCGTCCTGCTGTACGCGCACTACGACGTGCAGCCGCCCCTCGACGAGGCCGGCTGGCGGACGCCGCCCTTCGAGCTGACCGAGCGGGACGGCCGCTGGTACGGGCGCGGGGCCGCCGACTGCAAGGGCGGCCTGATCATGCACCTGCTGGCGCTGCGCGCGCTGAAGGCGAACGGCGGCGTCCCGGTCGGCGTCAAGGTCATCGCCGAGGGCTCGGAGGAGCAGGGCACGGGCGGTCTGGAGCGGTACGCCGAGGAACACCCCGAGCTGCTGACGGCCGACGCGATCGTCATCGGCGATTCCGGGAACTTCCGGGTCGGCGTGCCGACGGTCACCACCGCGCTGCGCGGTATGACGCTCGTCCGCGTCCAGGTCGACACCCTCGAAGGCAATCTGCACTCCGGCCAGTTCGGCGGCGCGGCCCCCGACGCGCTGAGCGCGTTGATCCGCGCACTCGACTCGCTGCGCGCGGAGGACGGTTCGACCACGGTCGACGGGCTCGCGGGCGCCTCGTCGTGGGAGGGCCTGCAGTACGACGAGGAGCAGTTCCGCAAGGACGCCAAGGTGCTCGACGGTGTGGAGCTGATCGGCTCCGGCACGGTCGCCGACCGTATCTGGGCGCGGCCCGCCGTGACCGTGCTCGGCATCGACGCCCCGCCGGTGGTCGGCGCCACCCCGTCCGTGCAGGCCGGCGCCCGCGCGCTGGTCAGCCTGCGGGTACCGGCGGGCGTGGACGCCGCCGAGGCGACCAAGCTGCTCCAGGCCCACCTGGAGACGCACACGCCGTGGGGAGCGCGGGTGAGCACCGAGCAGATCGGGCAGGGCCAGCCGTTCCGCGCCGACACCACGAGCCCGGCGTACGCGGCGATGGCTGAGGCGATGAGTGTCGCGTACGACGGAGCGGAGATGCAGTACGCGGGGCAGGGCGGGTCCATTCCGCTGTGCAACACTCTCGCGTCGCTGTACCCGCAGGCGGAGATCCTGCTGATCGGGCTCAGCGAGCCGGAGGCGCAGATCCACGCCGTGAACGAGAGCGTGTCGCCCGACGAACTGGAGCGGCTCGCTGTGGCCGAGGCGCTGTTCCTCCGGAACTACGCGGCGGGGTGA
- a CDS encoding NUDIX hydrolase, translating into MIVWINGAFGAGKTTTARELIDLIPNSTLFDPELIGTGLAQLLPAKRLAEVGDFQDLPIWRRLVVDTAAAMLSELGGVLVVPMTLLRQDYRDEIFGGLASRRIAVRHVLLAPAETILRERIAGREVPPDLPDGEIRVRQWSYDQIEPYRAALAGWLTADAHSVDNGTLTPHESAVCVAEAVNSGSVPVCDIVQTPEPTSETVAAGVLLFDELDRVLLVDPTYKAGWEFPGGVVESGEAPARAGIREVAEETGIRLADVPRLLVVDWEPPAPPGYGGLRLLYDGGRLDGGKARQLVLPGPELRDWRFVTEEEAATLLPPVRYERLRWALRARERGAAMYLEAGVPQG; encoded by the coding sequence GTGATCGTCTGGATCAACGGTGCGTTCGGTGCGGGGAAGACCACCACCGCACGGGAACTGATCGACCTGATCCCGAACAGCACACTCTTCGACCCCGAGCTGATCGGCACAGGGCTGGCACAACTGCTGCCCGCCAAGCGCCTCGCCGAGGTCGGCGACTTCCAGGATCTGCCGATCTGGCGGCGGCTCGTGGTCGACACGGCGGCCGCCATGCTCTCGGAACTCGGGGGCGTGCTCGTGGTCCCCATGACACTGCTCCGCCAGGACTATCGCGACGAGATCTTCGGCGGCCTCGCGTCCCGCAGGATCGCCGTACGCCATGTGCTTCTCGCCCCGGCGGAAACGATCCTGCGCGAACGAATAGCCGGCCGGGAGGTCCCGCCGGACCTCCCCGACGGGGAGATACGGGTGCGCCAGTGGTCGTACGACCAGATCGAGCCCTACCGCGCCGCCCTGGCCGGCTGGCTCACCGCGGACGCCCACTCCGTCGACAACGGCACCCTCACCCCGCACGAGTCCGCCGTGTGCGTCGCCGAGGCCGTGAACAGCGGATCCGTGCCGGTCTGCGACATCGTGCAGACCCCCGAACCCACCTCGGAGACCGTCGCGGCGGGAGTGCTCCTCTTCGACGAACTGGACCGGGTGCTGCTCGTCGACCCGACGTACAAGGCCGGCTGGGAGTTCCCCGGCGGCGTCGTGGAATCCGGCGAGGCACCCGCGCGCGCGGGCATCCGCGAGGTCGCCGAGGAGACCGGCATCCGGCTCGCCGACGTCCCCCGCCTGCTGGTCGTCGACTGGGAACCCCCGGCGCCCCCCGGTTACGGCGGCCTGCGCCTCCTCTACGACGGCGGCAGGCTGGACGGCGGAAAGGCCCGGCAACTGGTGCTGCCGGGCCCCGAACTGCGCGACTGGCGCTTCGTCACCGAGGAGGAGGCCGCCACACTCCTGCCCCCCGTCCGCTACGAGCGCCTGCGCTGGGCACTGCGGGCGAGGGAGCGGGGGGCCGCCATGTACCTGGAGGCGGGGGTACCCCAGGGGTAG
- a CDS encoding LLM class flavin-dependent oxidoreductase, translating to MKKIGFLSFGHWTPSPHSQTRSAADSLLQAIDLAVAAEELGADGAYFRVHHFARQHASPFPLLAAIGARTSRIEIGTGVIDMRYENPLYMAEDAGAADLISGGRLQLGLSRGSPEQVIDGWRHFGHTPAPGGTDADMAREHTERLLDVLTGEGFAQPEPRPMFANPPGLLRVEPHSEGLRERIWWGSGSNATAVWAAGLGMNLQSSTLKDDESGEPLHVQQRKQIEAYRQAWRAEGHTREPRVSVSRSIFALTDDRDRAYFGREGNSKDQIGYIDAQTRSIFGRSYAAEPDVLIKQLAEDEAIAAADTLLLTVPNQLGVEYNAHVIESILTHVAPELGWR from the coding sequence ATGAAAAAGATCGGGTTCCTGTCCTTCGGACACTGGACGCCATCGCCGCATTCGCAGACGCGCTCAGCGGCGGACTCCCTGCTCCAGGCGATCGACCTCGCGGTCGCCGCGGAGGAACTGGGCGCCGACGGCGCCTACTTCCGCGTACACCACTTCGCCCGGCAGCACGCCTCACCGTTCCCGCTGCTCGCGGCCATCGGCGCGCGCACCAGCCGCATCGAGATCGGCACCGGTGTGATCGACATGCGCTACGAGAACCCGCTGTACATGGCCGAGGACGCGGGCGCGGCCGACCTGATCTCCGGCGGCCGACTCCAGCTCGGCCTCAGCCGCGGGTCCCCGGAGCAGGTGATCGACGGCTGGCGGCACTTCGGCCACACGCCCGCGCCCGGCGGGACCGACGCCGACATGGCACGCGAGCACACCGAGCGACTGCTCGACGTCCTCACAGGCGAGGGCTTCGCACAGCCCGAACCCAGACCGATGTTCGCCAACCCGCCGGGACTGCTGCGCGTCGAACCGCACTCCGAGGGACTGCGCGAGCGTATCTGGTGGGGATCCGGCTCGAACGCCACCGCGGTCTGGGCAGCCGGACTCGGGATGAACCTGCAGAGCTCCACACTCAAGGACGACGAGAGCGGCGAGCCCCTGCACGTCCAGCAGCGCAAGCAGATCGAGGCATACCGCCAGGCATGGCGGGCCGAGGGCCACACCCGTGAGCCGAGGGTCTCGGTCAGCCGCAGCATCTTCGCCCTCACCGACGACCGCGACCGCGCCTACTTCGGCCGGGAAGGAAACTCCAAGGACCAGATCGGCTACATCGACGCCCAGACACGCAGCATCTTCGGCCGGTCCTACGCCGCCGAACCCGACGTCCTCATCAAACAACTCGCCGAGGACGAGGCCATCGCCGCCGCCGACACCCTGCTGCTCACCGTGCCCAACCAGTTGGGCGTCGAGTACAACGCCCATGTCATCGAAAGCATCTTGACCCACGTCGCTCCGGAACTCGGCTGGCGCTGA
- a CDS encoding transposase family protein, translated as MRRPAAGRKDRDKFVSGKTKQNAVKSMVLTDAEGRMLFCSPVRPGSCADITQARELGLGQLPGRRTIHGDPRGCRQPGHGSAGRRPGGDTAASQVKEERSCLVRGAARAAAHGALLTAHPCRARHRAPQELEGSDPPSWPTRAHE; from the coding sequence GTGCGACGCCCGGCTGCCGGCCGCAAGGACCGCGACAAGTTCGTCTCCGGAAAGACCAAGCAGAACGCCGTGAAGTCCATGGTCCTGACGGACGCCGAGGGGCGCATGCTGTTCTGTAGTCCGGTTCGGCCAGGCAGTTGTGCTGACATCACCCAGGCCCGGGAGCTGGGCCTGGGCCAGCTCCCGGGCCGACGGACCATTCATGGAGATCCTCGCGGATGCCGGCAACCAGGGCATGGGAGCGCAGGCCGGCGGCCGGGTGGTGACACCGCCGCATCGCAAGTGAAAGAAGAACGCTCCTGTCTGGTACGAGGAGCGGCACGAGCAGCAGCGCACGGCGCACTCCTGACGGCGCATCCGTGTCGAGCACGGCATCGCGCACCTCAAGAACTGGAGGGCTCTGACCCGCCATCTTGGCCGACGCGAGCACATGAGTGA
- a CDS encoding helix-turn-helix domain-containing protein, producing the protein MMGAGARELIVAEYRITGLSPVVIAELIAGIAPLWHERHQARLTARQRQRAVGTGAKYEFVFVDRLLATLVSLRHGTTHDVLACWFGVDRSTITRSIGEVRPLLAQRGCAIAPDVRLRTLAEVIEYWARWSDRHHRRHGDPRATPGCRPQGPRQVRLRKDQAERREVHGPDGRRGAHAVL; encoded by the coding sequence ATGATGGGGGCTGGGGCGCGCGAGTTGATCGTGGCGGAGTACCGGATCACCGGGCTGTCGCCGGTTGTGATCGCTGAACTCATCGCCGGCATAGCGCCGTTGTGGCACGAGCGGCATCAGGCTCGCCTGACGGCGCGGCAGCGGCAACGAGCGGTAGGAACTGGGGCGAAGTACGAGTTCGTCTTCGTCGACCGGCTGCTGGCCACGCTGGTGAGTCTGCGCCATGGAACCACGCATGACGTGCTGGCCTGCTGGTTCGGCGTGGACCGATCCACCATCACCCGCTCCATCGGCGAGGTGCGTCCCCTGCTCGCGCAGCGGGGATGCGCCATCGCCCCGGACGTCCGGCTGCGTACTCTCGCCGAGGTCATCGAGTACTGGGCGCGGTGGTCGGACCGGCATCATCGACGACACGGAGATCCGCGTGCGACGCCCGGCTGCCGGCCGCAAGGACCGCGACAAGTTCGTCTCCGGAAAGACCAAGCAGAACGCCGTGAAGTCCATGGTCCTGACGGACGCCGAGGGGCGCATGCTGTTCTGTAG
- a CDS encoding Imm1 family immunity protein, with amino-acid sequence MIVLGATHAGEIYARTEQEVSSLIDHIMGGLIQEGRTPDGFEIIPERAVISIVQGKYPEETIEGWPNNYLYVSVNTRNEYGALKWWTSDIPDGSPGGDVARSVWTSGVSNPPPFDPRLISDPGTPSYYPREAAIPVNLVREAVEEFCRSRTGARPECLPWQRLEQSV; translated from the coding sequence ATGATCGTGCTTGGCGCCACACATGCAGGTGAGATCTACGCCCGCACTGAACAGGAGGTGAGTTCACTCATCGATCACATCATGGGTGGGCTCATCCAAGAAGGGCGAACTCCGGACGGCTTTGAGATCATTCCCGAAAGGGCTGTGATCAGTATCGTCCAGGGGAAGTATCCGGAGGAGACCATTGAGGGATGGCCAAACAACTATCTGTATGTTTCGGTGAACACTCGAAACGAGTACGGGGCGTTGAAGTGGTGGACAAGCGACATTCCCGACGGGTCGCCTGGAGGTGACGTCGCCCGATCCGTATGGACCTCGGGAGTCTCAAATCCTCCGCCCTTTGATCCGAGACTAATTTCGGATCCGGGGACACCCAGCTACTACCCGCGAGAGGCGGCCATCCCGGTGAACCTCGTTCGCGAAGCCGTTGAGGAGTTTTGTCGATCTCGAACGGGCGCGCGCCCGGAATGTTTGCCATGGCAGCGACTTGAGCAGTCGGTGTAA
- a CDS encoding enoyl-CoA hydratase-related protein has translation MTAAPSADEVRLEIDQHVARVTIDRPRVLNAVGAKTLQHLNEAWERIESDPEVRVVVVTGEGDRAFCTGADMSGEETARTGLEYWAALDPNGFGGLSLRTTLDVPVIARVNGYALGGGMEMVLGCDIVVAADHAQFGLTEPRVGRVPLDGGVTQLVRRLPHTQAMSLLLTGRRASAAELAGMGLVNEVVPAEQLDEAVGRWVADVLACAPTSTRAIKQMVQRTAHLTSQEARATRLPALMAALDSEDSREGVRAFREKRPPNWPGH, from the coding sequence GTGACCGCAGCGCCCTCCGCGGACGAAGTGCGCCTGGAGATCGACCAGCACGTCGCCCGTGTGACCATCGACCGACCCCGGGTGCTCAACGCCGTCGGTGCCAAGACGCTTCAGCACCTCAACGAGGCCTGGGAGCGCATCGAGTCGGACCCCGAGGTCCGTGTCGTCGTCGTCACCGGTGAAGGCGACCGAGCCTTCTGCACCGGCGCCGACATGTCCGGCGAGGAGACCGCCAGGACCGGCTTGGAGTACTGGGCCGCCCTCGACCCCAACGGTTTCGGCGGCCTGTCCCTGCGCACCACCCTCGACGTCCCGGTCATCGCCCGGGTGAACGGGTACGCCCTCGGCGGTGGCATGGAGATGGTCCTGGGCTGCGACATCGTGGTCGCAGCCGATCACGCCCAGTTCGGGCTCACCGAGCCCCGCGTCGGACGCGTCCCACTCGACGGAGGAGTCACCCAGCTTGTCCGCCGGCTGCCGCATACCCAGGCGATGAGCCTGCTGCTCACCGGGCGGCGGGCGAGCGCGGCCGAGCTCGCCGGGATGGGACTGGTCAACGAGGTGGTTCCGGCCGAGCAGTTGGACGAGGCGGTCGGCCGCTGGGTCGCCGATGTTCTCGCGTGCGCTCCCACCTCGACGCGCGCCATCAAACAGATGGTGCAGCGCACCGCGCACCTGACCAGTCAGGAGGCACGGGCGACCCGTCTGCCGGCGCTGATGGCAGCCCTGGACAGCGAGGACAGCCGCGAGGGCGTCCGAGCCTTCAGAGAAAAACGCCCACCGAACTGGCCCGGCCACTGA
- a CDS encoding CaiB/BaiF CoA transferase family protein, translated as MSSDTLTSTDGLPLDGVTVLDFTQVFMGPSCTQLLGDYGADVIKIERPGTGDLSRTSFPDRDGLDGPIFLAINRNKRSVCVDVRAPEGKEVILSLVRTADVVVSNFRGGVMERLGFGYEDLRTINPRLIWASGTGFGSAGPYSHKGGQDVISQAYSGVMWRRESPDLPLSVYPTPLGDYTTGMHLLQGILLALFTRTRTGEGQKVEVSMYDSMLHMQMQEACAQLNRGYEVNWASMPLSGVFPTMDGAVCMVGAFKENPLRAVCAALEMDEDLSLREEYSTMEAQFQRRPQLQAIFRQRYAGNVTDHWIRRLEEQDILCAPVRTLEEALADEQTAVNGMIVDMNHPVAGKVRAVAAPILLSGARMAVRHSPPQLGEHSSEVLREHGFDDARIAALVESGVLR; from the coding sequence ATGAGCAGCGACACTTTGACGAGCACCGACGGCCTGCCCTTGGACGGTGTGACCGTCCTCGACTTCACCCAGGTCTTCATGGGTCCCAGCTGCACCCAGCTGCTGGGTGATTACGGCGCCGACGTGATCAAGATCGAGCGCCCCGGAACCGGCGACCTCTCCCGGACGTCCTTCCCGGACCGGGACGGGCTGGACGGGCCGATCTTCCTCGCCATCAACCGGAACAAGCGCAGCGTCTGCGTCGACGTCCGCGCGCCCGAAGGCAAGGAAGTGATCCTGAGTCTGGTCCGCACGGCAGACGTGGTGGTGAGCAACTTCCGCGGTGGTGTGATGGAACGGCTCGGTTTCGGCTACGAGGACCTGCGCACGATCAACCCTCGTCTCATCTGGGCCTCCGGCACCGGTTTCGGAAGCGCCGGCCCGTACAGCCACAAGGGCGGCCAGGATGTGATCAGCCAGGCCTACTCCGGGGTGATGTGGCGCCGCGAATCACCGGACCTGCCGCTGTCCGTCTACCCCACACCACTGGGCGACTACACCACCGGCATGCATCTGCTGCAGGGCATATTGCTCGCGCTGTTCACCCGGACCAGGACCGGGGAGGGCCAGAAGGTCGAAGTCAGCATGTACGACTCGATGCTGCACATGCAGATGCAGGAGGCCTGCGCGCAGCTCAACCGCGGCTACGAGGTCAACTGGGCCAGCATGCCGCTCAGCGGTGTCTTCCCGACCATGGACGGCGCAGTCTGCATGGTCGGAGCGTTCAAGGAGAACCCGCTACGCGCGGTCTGTGCAGCCCTGGAGATGGACGAGGACCTCTCGCTGCGCGAGGAGTACTCCACCATGGAGGCGCAGTTCCAACGACGCCCGCAGCTCCAGGCGATCTTCCGGCAGCGGTACGCCGGCAATGTCACGGATCACTGGATCCGACGGCTGGAGGAGCAGGACATCCTCTGCGCCCCGGTGCGCACTCTGGAAGAGGCTCTCGCGGACGAGCAGACCGCGGTCAACGGCATGATCGTCGATATGAACCACCCGGTGGCCGGCAAGGTCAGGGCGGTCGCCGCCCCCATCCTCCTCTCCGGCGCCCGCATGGCCGTCCGCCACAGCCCGCCGCAGCTCGGCGAGCACAGTTCCGAGGTCCTCAGGGAACACGGCTTCGACGACGCCCGGATCGCCGCGCTGGTGGAGAGCGGTGTCCTGCGGTGA